ggaattgcgccattattgctgtaaattggtgagtgaaaaattactaatattggttatttattgcaatctttgttattatttattttgtaaactacgtacattattgattttaaagtaccagtcaTCAGAtacttgttttttgtatttctttgctccgttataGAAAGGGTGCACATTGTtatgcttttacatgcattattatacggttgtttacttcctgtcattttagtacaactaaaaacgagtttttatatacactgtaattgctcaatcgTTTGCATTTAAGAGACAGGATGGAAAACTGcatcgtctgctgtgtgtatagaggctgctgttgcaacatcgctattacagtatagccaacctaactagacaaaaagcgaactgtcaagtgcaatgtttcgccggcggggGTATAGTTGGCCTGAATCACAACCGGCTAGTTCAGTGAGAGACAGATTTGCACTCACAATGGACAACAAGTAATAGGGACAACTATTTCGTTGGCTCGGTTTTATCACGCTACTGACAACACACGACATGCTGGTATCCGTGCTGCCAAATCAGTGGATACCTGCAGTCGCCTGTGATTGCAGCTAATTTTTGAAGCCCTTCCCTTTTATTACTTACTCTACTGCCGAGCCCTCGGATCTATCCTGTCTTTCTTCTTTCGTTGATGAGTATACAGTGGTACTGTAAATTACTCCAACAATACCGGTCCTATCTGTCTTTCCAGTCACTTTTCTCATCGAGGTATCGCTCCTCCCTTGTTGCAGTGTCCATGTTTAAGCTATTCTCTGACGATCTATTGTGAAGTGAGAATCGTGTCTCTGCTATCTAGCTAAGCGAAGAATCAGTGTCCTTCAACAGTAGGCGAAAACCTGCGTTGTAAATTTTTAAAGACGTAACCATGGGCATTACTTGGTTGTTCCTAAGGAGAGCTTTGTCCCTCCCTTAAAGTACATAAATATAATCATCGTGTTCGCATTTTCACTTTTCCTTGCTGCTCGTGACTTTTCGTGACACTAAACACAAATGCGACGTGTAATTTGCGCCGTAGCAACGATACGATACGTACTTGGAAGAGCCACCACACAGTTCTTAGTGCCAACATAAATTATCTCTCAGCGTAACTCGCTAAACTAAGTACGCCAATACTCGGTCGTGTAAGAGGGAAGTTTTACTCCCCGTGTCTACTACTGTGAAGCAGTGCAGCGCGCAACACACGTGTGCATGCGGGCACGAGCTGCCTGATCAGTAGACACGCGTATCACATAACGTCGTAGTAACGACGGGCGGTGTGTGCAAAGGGCAGGGATGAAATCAATgtgagcttatgactcgcgcttactgggaattcctcgttcatgggtaacaattgcaagccccaatccctagcacgaaggaggttcagcgggttactccgacctttcggcctaggaagacatgctgattccttcagtgtagcgcgcgtgcggcccagaacatctaagggcatcacagacctgttattgctcaatctcgtgcagCTAGAAGCTGCCTGtctctctaagaagaaaagtacagcacgaaggatgtcacgcggcTAGTTAGCAGGCTAAGAACAGCCATGCACCCCCACCCActgaatcaagaaagagctatcaatctgtcaatcctttcGGTGTctgggcctggtgaggtttcctgCAGCCACGCGCGTACGTATTGTAACTGGTAAACTTTACTGTTCAGCTACGCTTCACCTCGCAGAATCTTTATCCACAGAATGGGCAGTAAGTCACTCTGAGCTTTAAAATGTTATACATTATTACAATGTTGATCTGCCTTTCCTTGTATTACAGTcattacatactgcattatttCGCTGCCTTCTTAGAACCCGAGTATTATGCCAGATGTTGGCACATTTCTTCTCCAACAGTCACGTCAGCGAATGTCAAGTTTGCATAGGAGTAAAGAGCCGAAGTATCTGTCTTGTTAAGTTGCTGTTCccaatttgcctgaagcaatcgCGGTGTAGTAACCACTTCAGTCAAGCTGTTAATTGCTTAACGCCTTGATATCATAACGAGTGTGGTCCTTGGTTGTTGCCAATGCTTCTCACATAACCATCTCTCCGCAAATGCTTGCAATTTCAGCCTTTTCTACCATGCCCTGCCTTACTTTTACCTGATGCCGGAAAACATCTTGTTATCCTCGTAAATATGCACTGGTTTGCTCAATCCACGAATCTCGACCACTCAATAACAGCAGTAGCAAGTCCTTCTTCAAGTTAGTTACTATTCAGCCCATCTGTCAATCGCAACCTTGTACACTAGAATCTCTTTCACAGCCGCTATCATCGGTTTTTCCTCTCATTACCTCTGGTGCTtctatgatgatgaagtcccatctcGCTTTGGCAACCCATAGCGAAGAATAGTCACATATTGTCAGACATAGTATATGAACTACATGTTATCGCTTCTTGAACACCCGCACAGCATTCCTTACACATTCACAGACACCTCATCCACATGATACATATACACAGTCATATTCATCCCACCCTGAAAGGGAGAGTATAAACTCTACTACAGGAGATGTATTAAAAGGGTTCAGCTGCACTTGATTTGTTTGCATTTCTGGCGGTTAAACCCTCTATCTGGTTATCGCTTTTGCATCTACTCACTTTATTTGGAGAGAATTATACGTTAAATACTTCTCACCAGGAAAACCTGTTACAGTTCATGCAGAAAACGCTTTTCAACATAGTGTGCAATGTGTTGTCTAGGGTAGCTGCAGCGATCTGAACAGTCACCCCGGAAATAAAAACTCCGTATATAGAGGGCCTACggaattttctgaaaattgttatcacttacaaaatgtaattacTACCATTCTCTACCTGTGTGTAATCTTCTCTGTAAAGGAAACAAGCAGTCATGTACTTTATTGCATGGTTAAGTGCTTCCATCAACACGCTTAACCGTTTATCTGCATCTAGCGGCTAAGAAACCTTCCACCTCAACAGATTGACTCTCATTGATATCGCACCAATATTCTGGGTGAAGACCCATAAATATCTatacataaaacaaaaacacacacaaataacacGCAGGTGCTGCTGACCCCCTTTCACACTTCTTAAGCCGCGTACACACtgccactggaaacatgtttctgccggaaacattgttttctgcgatgtttcgcaaatgtttccgactttgtttctggtctctgtttccgtccacactggcggcaaACATTTCTCGTGTGTTCACGCCGTCTGCAGTGCCCCTTGTGTTCTAATCGTCTGCTGCTGCGTTATGTCTGGTGTCGAAGAATCAATAATGATATGTGGAGCTGCATTATTAATGCTAGAAggtttacacaaacaaaatgaaaggcgTCCTCGTCGTTGGTGGAGAAAAACATTCTATAGAAGAACTGGCGGAAATAACCTGCTACGTGAGCTGAGTATGGAAGACGGCTCTGGCTTCCGCAACTTCACTCGGATCTCACCTACCGATTTTGAATATCTGGCAAATATGATATCACCATTTGTTTCAAAAAAGGACACGAATTTCAGGAAAGCTATTTCAGTCAACCAAAGGCTTGCAGTTACTCTTCGTTTTCTGGCAACAGGAGATTCATTTCAGAGCCTTGCGTATTTATTTTGCATTTCGAAACAAGCAATATCTAAAGGAGTATCCGAAGTATGTGGAGCTCTGGTGGAAGTACTGAAGGATTATGTaaaggtaagtaaatgaaaaacattGTTAAATAAGCACATTTTCGAAGTGTTATTATTTCTCAATTACGTTACATAATTCGTCAAACACAACTTCTTCAACTGCGTTGTCACTGTCTACATAGCTTGTAAATGTAACAGGGGAATTGTTACTTGATGATGATGGCCCTGCTACATTCATACCCCTTTTCTACTGCTCACTTTCTAAATACGCTACATGTTGTTTCATTAGTACATTATTaagcaaagccattgtttttgctcGTTGTAACTCGGGCAATTTCCTTAAAACTGAGGCCACATACTGCCCATACGCACTGCATTCATCGTCCTTGTCTTCTTGTTTTTGCAGCACTTTAGTTAGCAATTGAGACGCAATCTTGAAGGGTTGCTGTATGTCTTTTTTCTCGCCCATCATCCTTCTGATTTTTGGTGGTGGAGGACTGGAAGGTCCAGCTGCAACCTCTTCATCCTCATTTGTGCCCTCTGGCGAATGTACGAAAACccgaaaatcaaatttctttctttcagatacCTGCGACTGAAAACGACTGGAGTGAAACAGCATGTTTATTCTCACAGATTCTTCAGTTCCCCCATTGTGTCGGAGCAATTGACGGGAAAGATATCGTGCTACAGTGCCCTGTTGGTAGTGgaagtgaatattataattataaagGTTCATTCGGCATTGTGCTGCTTGCTGTCGTCGATGCCAGCTACAACTTTTTGTACGCAGATATCGGCTGCCAAGGCAGAATATCAGATGGTGGTGTGTTCAAAAACGCGAGCATAAAtgagttaattaacaaaaagaaacttaaCTTGCCACATGCCGAATGCTTACCAGGTAGCACCAAGGCCctaccatatgtttttgtagcagacgatgcttttcccttacaggaaaacattatgaaaccctacccgggaaaacatgttaaaggttcaaaagagagagtttttaattacagactttcaagggccagaatggttgttgagaacactttcggcattatggcttcagtttttcgtgtgtttagaaaacctatgttgctacaaccggaaaagggaaatactgtcacacttacagctgtatgtctccacaattttttaaggcaaaaTGCTGCGGCAAGGAACCAGTACACCCCACATGGAAGCTTCGATTCCTACAATTTACAAACAGGTGAAATGATTCCAGGCACATGGAGACGAGATGACACTGCATCAGTTTTCATTTCAGCACAGAACATACCAAGGAAAGCTGCTTCCACGAATAAACAAATTCGAGACGAATTTGCTAATTATTTTTTAAGCCCACAAGGAAGTGTACCGTGGCAAAATAACTATGGGTGAATGTGACTGTgtactataaaatacaaataaagacaaaCAAGCATAATTTTCGTACCTCATTTTCCACAGTATCTGTTGTCTCCTTTGGCTATGTACATCGTCCAAGAACTGCAGCAGCCGATAGCCGAACCAGTTCGAGTCATATGCAGTGTCTGCACCACTACCAGATGGTCTGCtggcaataatttttcttttctcgcGCCTGTACGCAACCACGAGCGATCGTATTTTCTTCTCAACACTTCCCTTGTCCGTGCCAAAAGCTGCTGCAATTTTTGCAAGAGCATCGTGTTTTTTAACGGTATTTTTGTAATCCTTGCTCCGGACGTTCCATAAACAATCCTCCCCCTGGTACATTGCAATTAAATCGACAATTTGTTGCCTTGACCACTCCATTATTCTACAAAAACAAAGCGAAAACGAAAGTAAACAGAACACCGCTAAAAagttgacgacacacacacacatacgctagcgccgtgcagcggtgacaagtggtagctagccagaaacattgtttcctttgatctgtaccgacactgctacggatagatgtttctgtgtttccaaacatgtttcgaaacatctttccaaatggtgtccacatcaagctaccggaaacatgttttgaaaacatgtttcagtCTCAGTGTGTACGCGGCTTTACATAGCCGCGGGCTTGTTCCGCTGACTAATTCACTAAGTCAGATTGTGAAATTGTCGTGTTAGTCTTCTACATGTGATCGCTGACTATAGGTACTCGTCAGCAATGCTGACAACCCTCTTTTGGCTAATTGCTATTGTATAAAGACCCGTGACTGCTCACTTACTGGCCAGTTCAGTATTAACAGTGAAGTTGCATCCGCCTCATCGGAGCATACTACTCTCTCACTCCGTTGCACGGTAAATATTAACCAAACACTATTACGCACTGCTCTGATATATTTTGTCGTCATTACTACATAGAGTCGCATAGAGATATTCTCACGCCTTCTCTCTCTTCTGAATGCAGGACACTACTACACTTTGTCCTTTCATCAGCCACTTCGGTGGTGTCACTCATAATCTATTGGAGTTGTTGAATAACTACCAGGAGAATATCGACCAGACATTACACCGTGACATGCTGTGCTTTACTGATTGTTTTTACTGGAGCTGTCAGTCTCCCACCCTTTAGTAATCATCTGTCATTGTCATTGTCAGGCATCatgtttgaacatttgaacaacttgCTATATACCCCCAATCAAGCGGTAATACGTGCCGATATACAACTAACCTCCATTAAGGAAGAAGAGCTAGCTTTACAACAACTTCCAGCTTACACACTCTGTGGGATTTAAAACAAGCACTGCTAAACACTCAAGAGCAACTACGAAGCATCTTCGACACTGTGTCCCTAACTCGGGTTAAGAGAGCCTGGTTCAATGCCGGAGGTGCAATACTCAAAACTATCTTTGGTACCCCCGACCATGCTGACGCTAACCGCTGGGACCAAACCCTTCGCCAAGTAACTTTTACTACTAACCAAAATCAGAGCGTACTGGTCCACCAGCAATTAAGCCTCACCCATATTGAAGACAGTTTATTAGCTGCTACAAGGCAAATTCGTGTCATGGCAACTGACCTTGTACACCGGTACGAAACATTCAGGAATGTTATCCAACGGGACCTTGAGTTTTTACATCATACCATAACTAATGTGACCTACACTTTGGAGATAACGAGAGCGCTACAGATCTTACTATACAACACCCATGCCATTCAGTTACATATTAACACCTTCCATACTATTACTCTGCTAGGACTACAGCATAAGCTTAGCCCTACGTTAATGCCTGCAGAAATGTTCCTGCAAACTCTGGCTAATGTTTCGTTTCATCTGGCATCGCCAATGCAAATGCTTTACCCCGTATGGGAATCTTCGCTACCCCATTATTATGCGGCAGCTAAAGTACATCTTGTGCAAACCTCTCAAGGACTGTGTGCACAGATTTCTCTACCCATCACAAGTGCCAACTGTGAgtttgaatgctactgattacacACCTTTCTGCTTACTTGGGTTGCCCTACGAAAGCAAGTGACTTAGCAAACTAATGATATCTTAGCTATTCGCAAAGATCGCCAAAGACATTCTGTCATGTGGCTGACTGACCTCCATCAGTGCCTTCACACTAATTACTATTACTATACGCGTTCAAACTTACCCATTCATACTGGAACTAAGGACTGAGAGGTGGCCTTGTTTttagaggaaacaaaaaaaaaaaaaaaaaacctgtcctcGTTTGTTATCAACCTTGCGTGAGCCTTGGTTTAAACCAGTAGGGGatagtttattatattttgtaccTCAAACATCTACAATTGCTTTAATATGCTATGACCACGTTTTCGTGTCTCGGACGTATCGTTTCGCACTTGAAAACAGTGGATTACTGTTCAACATGTCCACCTGTGATTTAATAACACCTACTGTCAAACTGTCAGCACACCTAACACAGCTGAAAAATTTGAGCTTCGGACCCCTATTACTTTATTTACCTGAGGTACCCGTGGTACTACCATCACCCGATAGTGTACCCAGGTTACCCAACGAGTCTGATGCTCGATTACTTCAGTCAATTGACGAATTACTAGCTCACGAAAAGGGCCAAATCGCCCTGGATCGAGCTGTTGCTCACATAGCTACTTGGCGGACACAGAAAGAATTGTATACGGTTACTCTGCCTAGTGCCCTGACTGCTCCAACCATGATTGTCGCAGGAGCCGTTCTCTG
This genomic interval from Schistocerca nitens isolate TAMUIC-IGC-003100 chromosome 12, iqSchNite1.1, whole genome shotgun sequence contains the following:
- the LOC126215377 gene encoding uncharacterized protein LOC126215377; the protein is MFPTLFLVSVSVHTGGKHFSCVHAVCSAPCVLIVCCCVMSGVEESIMICGAALLMLEGLHKQNERRPRRWWRKTFYRRTGGNNLLRELSMEDGSGFRNFTRISPTDFEYLANMISPFVSKKDTNFRKAISVNQRLAVTLRFLATGDSFQSLAYLFCISKQAISKGVSEVCGALVEVLKDYVKIPATENDWSETACLFSQILQFPHCVGAIDGKDIVLQCPVGSGSEYYNYKGSFGIVLLAVVDASYNFLYADIGCQGRISDGGVFKNASINELINKKKLNLPHAECLPGSTKALPYVFVADDAFPLQENIMKPYPGKHVKGSKERVFNYRLSRARMVVENTFGIMASVFRVFRKPMLLQPEKGNTVTLTAVCLHNFLRQNAAARNQYTPHGSFDSYNLQTGEMIPGTWRRDDTASVFISAQNIPRKAASTNKQIRDEFANYFLSPQGSVPWQNNYG